The Candidatus Polarisedimenticolaceae bacterium genome includes a region encoding these proteins:
- the tatB gene encoding Sec-independent protein translocase protein TatB, which translates to MFGLGGSEVLLIFVLALLVFGPRKLPEIGRTIGRTLAEFRKATQDFRVSLEREVDLEEVKNTRREIEQATTFEPPQGPRPASDNVPTARTPTTFAELAAAQRASEAEAPPPEPSPVEDERTRS; encoded by the coding sequence ATGTTCGGACTGGGCGGCTCCGAGGTCCTACTCATCTTCGTGCTGGCCCTGCTCGTCTTCGGGCCGCGCAAGCTCCCGGAGATCGGCAGGACGATCGGCAGGACCCTCGCCGAGTTCCGCAAGGCGACCCAGGACTTCCGCGTGAGCCTCGAGCGCGAGGTCGATCTCGAGGAGGTCAAGAACACCCGCCGCGAGATCGAGCAGGCGACGACCTTCGAGCCGCCCCAGGGTCCGCGCCCCGCATCGGACAACGTCCCGACCGCGAGAACTCCCACGACGTTCGCGGAGCTCGCCGCCGCTCAGCGCGCCTCGGAGGCCGAGGCCCCTCCGCCCGAGCCCTCCCCCGTCGAAGATGAGCGAACCCGAAGCTAA
- a CDS encoding Trm112 family protein, which produces MSVDSRLLEILVCPACHAKVRPTEGSAGLACEGCGRVYPIRDGIPVMLVEEASAPTRR; this is translated from the coding sequence ATGTCCGTTGATTCGAGGCTGCTCGAGATCCTCGTCTGCCCCGCGTGCCACGCGAAGGTCCGGCCGACCGAGGGGTCCGCGGGGCTCGCCTGCGAGGGCTGCGGCAGGGTCTACCCGATCCGGGACGGGATCCCGGTCATGCTCGTGGAAGAGGCCTCCGCACCCACCCGGCGATGA
- a CDS encoding S41 family peptidase: MSPSFRRGVLLGVLFLGGGALAGGLFGGVNAQSDKAQNPLRNFGRILALVEDNYVGKGDAEALVGNSIQGMLRTLDPHSNYLDPENYTEMRDEQRGKFYGLGIQITKRGPDKPLTIIAPIDGTPAQKAGLQAGDIIAKIEGDDTIGLTVQQAVRRLKGDRGTKVTISIQRPGEATSFDVTLVRDEIPTHSIPVAFMVDGGVGLVRISNFTSTTATELDQAVSKLRAQGMERLILDLRANPGGLLEQAVAVSERFVPAGKMVVYTRGRIAGSDQDYLASKGAPRIEAPLVVLVDHSSASASEIVSGAIQDHDRGLVIGETTFGKGLVQRVIPLRDGGALALTTAKYYTPSGRLIQRDYSDLDDYFDPEFAEDGEEPQPAPEPTDREVRQTDSGRPVYGGGGITPDYIVKQEKAPILLSRMLRENLFFDFSVRFAAKNPELARTFAADDRVLQEFRDFIRSRKFEYEEAAFESAKDLIGLRLRAQVARVKWGPEAESLIFAQSDPVVRKALGVFDEAARLSAAGEESRREKERQSAQNRPAS; encoded by the coding sequence TTGAGCCCCAGCTTCCGTCGCGGCGTCCTTCTCGGCGTGCTCTTCCTCGGCGGCGGCGCTCTCGCGGGAGGGCTGTTCGGAGGCGTGAACGCGCAGTCCGACAAGGCACAGAACCCGCTGCGGAACTTCGGCCGCATCCTCGCCCTCGTGGAGGACAACTACGTCGGGAAGGGGGACGCGGAGGCGCTGGTCGGCAACTCGATCCAGGGGATGCTCCGGACCCTCGACCCTCACAGCAATTACCTCGATCCCGAGAACTACACCGAAATGCGCGACGAGCAGCGCGGCAAGTTCTACGGGCTCGGCATCCAGATCACCAAGCGCGGACCCGACAAGCCCCTCACGATCATCGCCCCGATCGACGGAACCCCCGCCCAGAAGGCGGGGCTCCAGGCCGGCGACATCATCGCGAAGATCGAGGGGGACGACACGATCGGCCTGACCGTCCAGCAGGCGGTGCGCCGGCTCAAGGGGGACCGGGGGACGAAGGTCACGATCTCGATCCAGCGGCCGGGTGAGGCCACGTCGTTCGACGTCACGCTCGTGCGCGACGAGATCCCGACCCACAGCATCCCCGTGGCGTTCATGGTCGACGGCGGCGTGGGCCTGGTGCGCATCTCGAACTTCACGAGCACCACCGCCACCGAGCTCGACCAGGCGGTCTCGAAACTCCGCGCCCAGGGAATGGAGCGTCTCATCCTCGACCTCCGCGCGAATCCGGGAGGACTCCTCGAGCAGGCGGTCGCCGTCTCCGAGCGCTTCGTCCCCGCCGGCAAGATGGTCGTCTACACGCGCGGGAGGATCGCCGGCTCCGACCAGGACTACCTGGCGTCGAAGGGCGCTCCCCGCATCGAAGCGCCGCTCGTGGTCCTCGTCGACCACAGTTCCGCATCCGCGAGCGAAATCGTCTCCGGAGCGATCCAGGATCACGATCGGGGCCTCGTCATCGGCGAGACGACGTTCGGCAAGGGGCTCGTGCAGCGCGTCATCCCGCTCCGGGACGGTGGCGCCCTCGCGCTGACGACGGCGAAGTACTACACGCCCTCCGGGCGGCTGATCCAGCGCGACTACTCCGACCTCGACGACTACTTCGACCCCGAGTTCGCCGAGGACGGCGAGGAACCGCAGCCCGCGCCCGAGCCCACCGACCGCGAGGTCCGGCAGACCGACTCCGGTCGCCCGGTGTACGGCGGAGGCGGGATCACCCCCGACTACATCGTGAAGCAGGAGAAGGCGCCGATCCTCCTGTCCCGCATGCTCCGCGAGAACCTCTTCTTCGACTTCTCGGTTCGGTTCGCCGCGAAGAACCCCGAGCTCGCGCGCACGTTCGCCGCGGACGACCGCGTCCTCCAGGAGTTCCGGGACTTCATCCGGTCCCGGAAGTTCGAATACGAGGAGGCGGCGTTCGAGTCGGCGAAGGACCTCATCGGGCTGCGCCTGCGCGCCCAGGTCGCGCGCGTCAAGTGGGGCCCCGAGGCCGAATCGCTGATCTTCGCGCAGTCGGATCCGGTCGTGCGCAAGGCGCTCGGCGTGTTCGACGAGGCGGCGCGCCTGTCGGCAGCCGGCGAGGAGAGCCGCCGCGAGAAGGAGCGCCAGTCGGCGCAGAACCGCCCCGCGTCCTAG
- a CDS encoding glycosyltransferase family 9 protein, giving the protein MEFPAEIHRGLADHGAGLRVLVLRLGAFGDILRALPAMRLARFALPDAAFHWVCDDRWAGIVEGHPDLDGVIPLPRRSPSVGAWVAFVRALRAVRPSLVLDFHGNLRSGLVGRLSGAPVRLGHEGHQQKEGNRWLTTHRVPAGERRRSRIDRNLDLVRALGVPASPLPSAGIEIPASAERRAREIVRELGALPNGYAILNPGASASQAYKKPPRPLLQAAATRLSTAGVRPIVVHGPGEIDDARAVAAGAGAGLAPATSIFELAALLAGARLFVGGDSGPLHLACAVLCPVVGIYGPTDPVVNAPWGSEHRVVAPPGRVYTGIRRLDRESGGFAGIVAADVEVAVDALLQATARALSE; this is encoded by the coding sequence ATGGAGTTTCCGGCCGAGATCCACCGGGGGCTCGCCGACCACGGGGCCGGGCTGCGTGTGCTCGTGCTCCGTCTCGGCGCGTTCGGGGACATTCTCCGCGCCCTCCCGGCGATGCGGCTGGCGCGATTCGCGTTGCCCGATGCGGCATTCCACTGGGTCTGCGACGACCGGTGGGCGGGGATCGTCGAAGGGCACCCGGACCTCGACGGGGTGATCCCCCTCCCGCGTCGCTCCCCCTCCGTCGGTGCCTGGGTGGCGTTCGTCCGCGCCCTCCGCGCGGTGCGCCCCTCGCTCGTCCTCGACTTCCACGGGAACCTCCGGAGCGGACTGGTCGGACGGCTGTCGGGTGCGCCGGTCCGGCTCGGGCACGAGGGACACCAGCAGAAGGAAGGGAACCGCTGGCTCACGACACACCGCGTGCCGGCGGGGGAAAGGCGGCGATCGCGGATCGACCGCAACCTCGACCTCGTTCGGGCGCTCGGGGTTCCCGCATCCCCGCTCCCGTCCGCCGGGATCGAGATCCCGGCATCGGCGGAGCGGCGGGCTCGGGAGATCGTCCGGGAGCTGGGGGCGCTCCCGAACGGCTACGCGATCCTCAACCCCGGCGCGAGCGCATCCCAGGCGTACAAGAAGCCGCCCCGGCCGCTCCTCCAGGCGGCCGCGACGCGGCTGTCGACGGCCGGGGTCCGGCCGATCGTGGTGCACGGGCCCGGCGAGATCGACGACGCACGGGCCGTCGCGGCGGGGGCGGGCGCGGGGCTCGCGCCCGCGACGTCGATCTTCGAGCTGGCGGCGCTGCTCGCCGGGGCGCGCCTTTTCGTCGGCGGGGACAGCGGACCGCTGCACCTCGCCTGCGCCGTTCTCTGCCCGGTCGTGGGGATCTACGGCCCGACCGATCCGGTCGTGAACGCTCCCTGGGGGAGCGAGCACCGCGTGGTCGCGCCGCCGGGCCGGGTCTACACGGGGATCCGGCGCCTCGACCGCGAGTCGGGAGGGTTCGCCGGGATCGTCGCCGCCGACGTCGAGGTCGCCGTCGACGCGCTCCTCCAGGCCACCGCCCGCGCGCTCAGCGAGTGA
- a CDS encoding AAA family ATPase, whose protein sequence is MERIEGIDDKNLEARLREAARTASPDRPVDELELRHLMRVVTACSLLRTDVYSEDRIARIMTPDRTLLPSLVGRLIEEERRGDGEVLYRVRRLPEDVRRVGDKALFDAGLLGLRQVHGIDLAELGARAYLAASETLRLLAEDRRLREFFRQNKLLVLPVEDEVAFLRQCSDRFPQHAGILRHLQAPVEEAEGSQELRGSIAVLGAVEDAYLEAARGDEPESAALDRHELISAYERMVLFSALDVDRIRTALDATVVDQPRAVQALCDELGLFASGTRDLRKPPAFFLVGPTGVGKNHLVESLVRLLEGLWQIEVPMLTLEGPNFTYPSDIHELRGATRGFIRSDEEGILAVFHEKACRAPVSVILVDEVEKAHPHLRTFFLGILDRGTVTDNRGRVLNFSNSIVFFTSNLGYSEQQQRGAPIGFGDDEAREGLAGREVAQDLRRALSPEFVNRVRMIHFDRLSRSSASRILDLELDRIARRWSEVHGLRLALDPSAREELLRRGFSPLFGARHLAAVLENVCNVEIARKIRRDDRRGSGDRDALVRWLRELRQGPGTFDADEVRRRVHGMVRADVGYDGLRIVWNGAAFEYVAETAGEAGA, encoded by the coding sequence ATGGAACGGATCGAAGGGATCGACGACAAGAACCTGGAGGCCCGGCTGCGCGAGGCGGCCCGGACGGCCTCTCCCGACCGGCCCGTCGACGAGCTCGAGCTGCGTCACCTCATGCGCGTGGTGACGGCGTGTTCGCTGCTGCGGACCGACGTGTACTCCGAAGACAGGATCGCCCGCATCATGACCCCCGACCGGACGCTCCTCCCGTCCCTCGTGGGGCGCCTCATCGAGGAGGAACGACGGGGGGACGGCGAGGTCCTCTACCGGGTGCGCCGGCTCCCCGAGGACGTGCGTCGCGTCGGCGACAAGGCGCTGTTCGACGCGGGCCTGCTCGGGCTCCGGCAGGTGCACGGCATCGACCTCGCCGAGCTCGGCGCGCGCGCCTACCTCGCCGCGAGCGAGACGTTGCGCCTGCTCGCCGAGGATCGGCGGCTGCGCGAGTTCTTCCGCCAGAACAAGCTCCTCGTGCTTCCCGTCGAGGACGAGGTCGCGTTCCTGCGCCAGTGCTCGGACCGATTCCCGCAACACGCGGGGATCCTCCGACACCTCCAGGCCCCGGTGGAGGAAGCGGAGGGATCGCAGGAGCTCAGGGGCTCCATCGCCGTCCTCGGCGCGGTCGAGGACGCCTACCTCGAGGCGGCGCGCGGGGACGAGCCCGAATCCGCGGCGCTCGATCGCCACGAGCTGATCAGCGCGTACGAGCGGATGGTGCTCTTCTCCGCGCTGGACGTGGATCGGATCCGCACCGCCCTCGACGCCACGGTCGTCGACCAGCCCCGTGCCGTCCAGGCGCTCTGCGACGAGCTCGGTCTGTTCGCGTCGGGAACGCGCGACCTCCGCAAGCCCCCGGCGTTCTTCCTCGTCGGTCCCACCGGCGTCGGCAAGAACCACCTCGTGGAAAGCCTGGTCCGCCTGCTGGAGGGGTTGTGGCAGATCGAGGTCCCGATGCTGACCCTCGAGGGCCCGAACTTCACCTATCCCTCGGACATCCACGAGCTGCGGGGAGCCACGCGCGGCTTCATCCGCTCCGACGAGGAGGGGATCCTCGCCGTCTTCCACGAGAAGGCATGCCGCGCGCCGGTCTCCGTGATCCTCGTGGACGAGGTCGAGAAGGCCCACCCGCATCTGCGGACCTTCTTCCTCGGCATCCTCGACCGCGGCACGGTCACCGACAACCGCGGACGCGTGCTGAACTTCTCCAACTCCATCGTCTTCTTCACGTCGAACCTCGGGTACAGCGAGCAGCAGCAGCGGGGCGCGCCCATCGGGTTCGGGGACGACGAGGCGCGCGAGGGGCTCGCCGGTCGCGAGGTCGCGCAGGACCTGCGTCGTGCGCTCAGCCCGGAGTTCGTCAACCGCGTGAGGATGATCCACTTCGACAGGCTGTCGCGCTCGAGCGCCTCGCGGATCCTCGACCTCGAGCTCGACCGGATCGCCCGGCGCTGGAGCGAGGTGCATGGATTGAGGCTGGCGCTCGATCCGTCCGCCCGCGAGGAGCTGCTCCGTCGGGGCTTCTCTCCGCTTTTCGGGGCGCGGCACCTCGCGGCGGTCCTCGAGAACGTGTGCAACGTGGAGATCGCCCGGAAGATCCGCCGGGACGATCGGCGCGGCTCGGGCGATCGGGACGCGCTCGTGCGCTGGCTGCGCGAGCTCCGCCAGGGGCCGGGGACGTTCGACGCGGACGAAGTGCGGCGCCGCGTGCACGGGATGGTCCGAGCCGACGTGGGATACGACGGGCTGCGGATCGTCTGGAACGGCGCCGCGTTCGAATACGTCGCGGAGACCGCGGGAGAAGCCGGCGCATGA
- the tatC gene encoding twin-arginine translocase subunit TatC → MSEPEAKPQGAMSFLEHLDELRSRLFKAAVAYVILFMAAWAFSDKILDFLMQPMRNSLFAGGDIIFVQVTEPFFVFMKASALAALFVAAPFLLYQVWAFVAPGLYKNERWLAAAFIFFGTVFFAAGGAFGFYVAVPLSVQWLVGLGTSFKAQLTLASAFSFLSRVVIGMGAVFELPIVIVFLARVGLVTPRSLMKYFRHAVIAIAIIAAVITPTGDALTMSVFAVPMILLYLLGVGVAWLVAKKKDS, encoded by the coding sequence ATGAGCGAACCCGAAGCTAAGCCCCAGGGCGCGATGTCGTTCCTGGAGCACCTCGACGAGCTGCGGTCGAGGCTGTTCAAGGCCGCCGTCGCCTACGTGATCCTGTTCATGGCCGCCTGGGCCTTCTCGGACAAGATCCTCGACTTCCTGATGCAGCCGATGCGCAACAGCCTGTTCGCCGGCGGCGACATCATCTTCGTGCAGGTCACCGAGCCCTTCTTCGTCTTCATGAAGGCGTCGGCCCTCGCGGCGCTGTTCGTCGCGGCGCCTTTCCTGCTCTACCAGGTCTGGGCGTTCGTCGCGCCCGGGCTCTACAAGAACGAGCGCTGGCTCGCGGCCGCCTTCATTTTCTTCGGCACGGTGTTCTTCGCGGCCGGGGGTGCGTTCGGCTTCTACGTCGCCGTGCCGTTGTCGGTGCAGTGGCTCGTGGGGCTGGGCACGAGCTTCAAGGCGCAGCTGACCCTCGCGTCCGCCTTCTCGTTCCTGAGCCGGGTGGTGATCGGCATGGGCGCGGTCTTCGAGCTCCCGATCGTCATCGTCTTCCTGGCGCGCGTGGGGCTCGTGACCCCGCGCAGCCTCATGAAGTACTTCCGGCACGCGGTCATCGCGATCGCGATCATCGCCGCGGTGATCACCCCCACAGGGGATGCCCTCACGATGTCGGTGTTCGCCGTGCCGATGATCCTCCTCTACCTGCTCGGCGTGGGTGTGGCGTGGCTCGTCGCGAAGAAGAAGGACTCCTGA
- a CDS encoding lipopolysaccharide kinase InaA family protein: MARREEEGLLTERFERRDLGGTSLWARRDLMPAALAAGLAGADGWEPRLDRSSGGRGPTGLLELGTSGPRARLKRLRRGGLAGPIWRDRFLGRSRILSNLTGPLEARRRGIPTPEPLLLLAIPGPPGLWRGWLATEDLPDAVPLERWLGTPEEPAIVREAMRIVRRMHDAGIEHRDLNLGNLLVRPSSGGHDVVILDLDDARIHAGALGFAARRRALCRLERSTAKRTGRPSFDGWYVAYAADDLELAARLASGRVIDRMWIAVHRLTWKG, encoded by the coding sequence GTGGCTCGTCGCGAAGAAGAAGGACTCCTGACGGAGCGGTTCGAGCGTCGGGACCTCGGCGGGACGAGCCTCTGGGCGCGCCGTGACCTGATGCCGGCCGCGCTGGCCGCGGGGCTGGCGGGCGCCGACGGCTGGGAGCCGCGCCTGGACCGAAGCTCGGGAGGTCGGGGTCCGACGGGGCTTCTGGAGCTCGGCACGTCCGGGCCGAGAGCGCGCCTCAAGCGGCTTCGCCGCGGGGGACTCGCCGGACCGATCTGGCGCGACCGGTTTCTCGGCCGCTCGAGGATCCTGTCCAACCTGACCGGGCCTCTCGAGGCGCGTCGCCGCGGGATCCCGACCCCGGAGCCGCTGCTCCTGCTCGCGATCCCGGGCCCGCCGGGGCTCTGGCGCGGATGGCTCGCGACCGAGGACCTTCCCGACGCCGTGCCCCTCGAGCGCTGGCTCGGAACCCCCGAGGAGCCGGCGATCGTGCGCGAGGCGATGCGGATCGTGCGGAGGATGCACGACGCCGGCATCGAGCACCGCGACCTCAACCTCGGGAACCTCCTCGTCCGTCCGTCTTCGGGAGGGCACGACGTCGTGATCCTCGACCTCGACGACGCGCGGATCCACGCGGGGGCGCTCGGCTTCGCCGCGCGGCGCCGCGCCCTGTGCCGGCTGGAGCGCTCGACCGCCAAACGGACGGGACGCCCGTCGTTCGACGGCTGGTACGTCGCCTACGCGGCGGACGACCTCGAACTCGCCGCGAGGCTGGCGTCGGGGCGGGTGATCGATAGGATGTGGATCGCCGTGCACCGCCTCACGTGGAAGGGCTGA